Proteins co-encoded in one Lynx canadensis isolate LIC74 chromosome C1, mLynCan4.pri.v2, whole genome shotgun sequence genomic window:
- the LOC115519703 gene encoding L-amino acid oxidase-like translates to MSCKAKAKMRGILILGLLLATPSCLGYFEDLIKCFQDPEYESILVTAQKGLHASPLPKRVVIVGAGMSGLAAARGKHDSGNNFSGLQVTILEASHHIGGRVVTYRNEEEGWYYELGPMRIPKSHRLVHTYIKKLGLKMNKFIEYDGNTWYPHQRTTLSHQDVKDNPELLGYSTKPMEKGKGATNLFNQSITKLKQNLKNFNCSHLVSFYDSYSTKAYLLKEGALSQGAVKMIGTVMNEDSGYYKSLLESLRTDFIFSKKDDFSEITGGFDQLPRALSTSLKPGTIHLGSKVEAVVRDGPEVQVSYRAGEPSSAKHNLTADFVIISASAKATRLITFKPPLSPDKVEALRVVHYTSATKVVLACKEPFWEREGIRGGVSVTDRPSRFIYYPSHSLPSGKGVLLASYTVDDDSLFFISMTHEQVEDVVLEDLAAVHQIPKDELRRMCPSSVLKRWSLDPLTMGAFAEFTPYQFTDYSLQLFQPEGRIHFAGEHTSMPHAWIDTAIKSGLRAARNIQAAVDEEATARQKTFTHTQNHFSP, encoded by the exons ATGAGCTGTAAGGCCAAGGCCAAGATGAGGG GAATCCTAATCCTGGGGCTGCTGTTGGCTACTCCCAGCTGCCTTGGCTACTTTGAGGACCTGATCAAGTGCTTCCAGGACCCCGAGTATGAGTCCATCCTTGTCACGGCGCAGAAGGGGCTCCACGCCTCCCCGCTGCCCAAGCGTGTGGTAATAGTGGGAGCTGGCATGTCAGGCCTGGCAGCTGCCAG gggaaagcatGACTCCGGCAACAACTTCTCTGGACTCCAGGTAACCATCCTGGAAGCCAGCCACCACATCGGGGGTCGAGTTGTCACATACAGGAATGAGGAGGAGGGCTGGTACTATGAATTGGGGCCCATGCGAATCCCAAAGTCCCACAG GCTAGTTCATACCTACATCAAGAAGCTTGGCCTGAAGATGAACAAGTTCATAGAATATGATGGTAACACCTGGTACCCTCATCAACGGACAACGTTATCGCACCAGGATGTCAAGGACAACCCAGAGCTCCTAGGCTACTCCACGAAACCAATGGAGAAGGGCAAGGGTGCTACTAATCTCTTCAACCAGTCCATCACCAAG ctcaaacaaaatctgaaaaatttCAACTGCAGCCACCTGGTGTCCTTTTATGATTCCTACTCCACCAAG GCTTACTTGCTGAAAGAAGGGGCACTGAGCCAAGGAGCGGTAAAGATGATCGGGACTGTGATGAATGAGGATTCTGGATACTACAAGTCCCTCCTAGAGTCCCTGCGGACAGACTTCATCTTTTCCAAAAAGGACGA CTTTTCTGAGATCACCGGTGGCTTCGACCAGCTCCCCAGGGCCCTCAGCACCAGCCTGAAGCCTGGCACCATCCACTTGGGCTCCAAGGTGGAGGCAGTGGTGAGGGACGGGCCTGAGGTCCAGGTTTCCTACCGGGCAGGTGAGCCCAGCTCCGCGAAGCACAACCTCACTGCGGACTTCGTCATTATCTCGGCCTCAGCCAAGGCCACGCGCCTCATCACCTTTAAGCCACCGCTCTCTCCGGACAAGGTGGAAGCGCTCCGCGTGGTGCATTACACCAGCGCCACCAAGGTGGTTCTGGCCTGTAAGGAGCCCTTCTGGGAGCGGGAGGGCATCCGGGGTGGGGTCTCTGTCACCGACCGGCCCTCGCGCTTCATCTACTACCCCAGCCACAGCCTCCCCAGTGGCAAGGGCGTCCTGCTGGCCTCCTACACCGTGGACGATGACTCCCTCTTCTTCATATCCATGACGCACGAGCAGGTGGAGGATGTGGTCCTGGAGGACCTGGCGGCCGTGCACCAGATACCCAAGGATGAATTGCGGCGCatgtgcccctcctctgtgctcaaGCGCTGGTCTCTGGACCCCCTCACCATGGGCGCCTTCGCTGAGTTCACACCCTACCAGTTTACGGACTATTCGCTGCAGCTCTTCCAGCCTGAGGGCCGCATCCACTTTGCAGGCGAGCACACCTCCATGCCCCACGCCTGGATAGACACTGCTATCAAGTCCGGCCTGCGGGCAGCCAGGAATATCCAGGCTGCCGTGGACGAGGAGGCCACCGCGAGGCAGAAGACCTTCACTCATACCCAGAATCATTTCTCACCCTGA